In Cydia fagiglandana chromosome 9, ilCydFagi1.1, whole genome shotgun sequence, a single window of DNA contains:
- the LOC134667243 gene encoding eukaryotic peptide chain release factor GTP-binding subunit ERF3A isoform X3, which yields MQDSRNIRCGDGGGDSGDGASASPRVEEPPPVPPAAAAAAPPVPPDVSPTVDSWEAEADDALLTPEDNNEPDEEEIEQQVQNTENDELGELAKKVPKKKPPRVEDTRSKKEHVNVVFIGHVDAGKSTIGGQIMSLTGMVDKRTLDKYEREAREKSRESWYLSWALDTNQEERDKGKTVEVGRAYFETEKKHFTILDAPGHKSFVPNMIGGAAQADLAVLVISARKGEFETGFDRGGQTREHAMLAKTAGVKHLVALVNKMDDPTVNWDEKRYNECRDKIMPYLKKLGFNPAKDLSFLPVSGQTGQGLLERVSEDICPWYRGPSFIQLIDELPSLNRKMDGPFIMPVVDKYKDMGTVLMGKVEAGTTRKGSILFLMPNRVQVNVDQLWSDDIEVTSIGPGENVKVKLKGIEEEDVSPGFVLCDIAEPITTGRVFDAQVVILEHKSIICAGYSAVMHIHCAAEEVTVKALICLVDKKTGEKSKTRPRFVKQDQVAIMRIECAGIICLEPFKKFAQMGRFTLRDENKTIAIGKVLKVIE from the exons GTTGCGGAGACGGCGGCGGCGACAGCGGCGACGGCGCGTCGGCCTCGCCGCGCGTGGAGGAGCCGCCGCCCgtgccgcccgccgccgcggccgccgcgccgcccgtgCCGCCCGACGTGTCGCCCACCGTCGACAGCTGGGAGGCCGAGGCCGACGACGCGCTGCTCACGCCAGAAGACAACAACGAACCCGATGAAGAAGAGATCGAGCAACAGGTTCAAAACACT GAAAATGATGAATTAGGCGAGTTGGCAAAGAAAGTACCCAAGAAGAAACCCCCCAGAGTGGAAGACACCCGGAGCAAGAAGGAACATGTCAATGTTGTGTTCATCGGCCATGTCG ATGCTGGTAAATCGACAATCGGCGGTCAAATTATGTCCTTAACGGGCATGGTGGATAAAAGAACTCTGGACAAATACGAAAGAGAAGCGCGAGAGAAGTCCCGAGAGTCGTGGTACCTTTCGTGGGCGCTCGACACCAACCAAGAAG AACGCGACAAGGGCAAAACCGTGGAGGTGGGGAGAGCATACTTCGAGACTGAGAAGAAGCATTTCACGATCCTTGACGCCCCGGGGCACAAGAGCTTTGTGCCCAACATGATCGGTGGCGCGGCGCAGGCCGATTTAGCCGTGCTG gtaatTTCAGCGCGTAAAGGTGAATTTGAGACTGGTTTCGACAGAGGAGGGCAAACTCGTGAGCACGCTATGTTGGCCAAGACTGCCGGTGTGAAGCATTTAGTAGCTCTTGTTAACAAAATGGATGATCCTACTGTCAACTGGGATGAGAAGAG ATACAATGAATGTCGAGACAAAATCATGCCTTACCTCAAAAAGCTGGGATTCAACCCAGCTAAGGACCTCTCCTTCCTACCTGTGTCCGGCCAAACTGGACAAGGCTTATTGGAAAGA GTATCGGAAGACATCTGCCCCTGGTACCGCGGGCCGTCGTTCATCCAGCTGATCGACGAGCTGCCGTCGCTCAACCGCAAGATGGACGGGCCCTTCATCATGCCCGTCGTCGACAAGTACAAGGACATGGGCACCGTGCTCATGGGCAAGGTGGAGGCGGGGACCACGAGAAAGGGCAGCATCCTTTTCCTCATGCCCAATAGG GTGCAAGTGAATGTTGATCAGCTGTGGTCTGACGACATTGAGGTTACATCCATTGGGCCTGGCGAGAACGTGAAAGTCAAGCTAAAAGGCATTGAAGAAGAAGATGTGTCTCCTGGTTTCGTGCTCTGCGACATCGCGGAACCCATTACTACTGGAAGA GTGTTTGATGCTCAAGTTGTGATTTTGGAGCATAAGTCGATCATTTGCGCGGGATATTCGGCTGTCATGCACATACATTGCGCCGCCGAAGAGGTTACTGTGAAG gCACTAATCTGTCTGGTGGATAAGAAGACAGGGGAGAAGTCGAAGACGCGGCCGCGCTTCGTGAAGCAGGACCAAGTGGCCATCATGAGGATAGAGTGCGCCGGCATCATATGCTTAGAACCATTCAAGAAGTTTGCTCAAATGGGCAGGTTCACATTAAGAGACGAGA ATAAAACTATTGCTATCGGTAAAGTCCTAAAAGTGATTGAGTAA
- the LOC134667266 gene encoding DCN1-like protein 3: MGHCLSCFENQANADVTASHRNKDDMTEIVASRQVPAVTITDYLQEVPLLPDNDNTVNNCRYASNMNNDNILNTFGETCATEMVNSQKSYTDKVPKPFYQKLPSIPRTMSSLASSEPRVSECKINQLFDQYKDSLEEAILAEGIENLCNDLQLNPDDFKVLVLAWKLNASQMCRFTKTEFIQGLKNMKTDSIKGIQHKLNEVISELNRESEQFKDLYRFTFKFGLDVSTGQRILPSDIAILLWRLVFTNNEPPILDRWLSYLEKNAHIRGIPKDTWYMFLNFCEFVGDDLSSYDDTEAWPSLFDDFVEHENDQVNQNVTKNDIKIQD; the protein is encoded by the exons ATGGGCCATTGTCTCAGCTGTTTCGAAAATCAAGCTAATGCTGATGTCACAGCCTCCCATAGAAATAAAGATG ATATGACAGAGATTGTAGCTTCCCGCCAGGTGCCTGCTGTTACTATTACAGATTATCTACAAGAAGTGCCACTACTGCCTGACAATGACAACACTGTGAACAATTGCCGCTATGCTAGTAACATGAATAATGATAACATATTAAATACCTTTGGAGAAACATGTGCAACAGAAATGGTAAACTCACAGAAGTCATATACTGACAAGGTTCCTAAACCTTTCTACCAAAAGTTACCATCCATTCCGAGAACCATGTCCTCACTGGCGTCAAGTGAACCTCGTGTCTCAGAATGTAAGATAAATCAGTTGTTTGATCAATACAAGGACTCATTGGAAGAAGCCATCCTTGCAGAAGGCATTGAAAATCTTTGTAATGACTTACAATTGAATCCAGATGATTTTAAGGTCCTTGTACTTGCTTGGAAATTAAATGCTAGTCAAATGTGTAGGTTCACAAAAACAGAATTCATACAAGGCTTAAAGAATATGAAGACGGACTCCATTAAAGGCATACAACATAAATTGAATGAGGTAATAAGCGAGCTGAATAGAGAATCTGAGCAGTTCAAAGACTTGTATAGATTTACATTTAAATTTGGGTTGGATGTGAGCACTGGTCAAAGAATATTACCATCAGATATAGCTATTTTGCTCTGGAGGTTAGTTTTCACGAACAACGAGCCTCCCATACTTGATCGTTGGCTAAGTTATTTAGAAAAGAACGCTCACATCAGAGGAATCCCCAAGGATACATGGTACATGTTCTTGAACTTTTGTGAATTTGTGGGTGATGATCTCAGCAGCTATGATGACACAGAGGCTTGGCCAAGTCTCTTTGATGACTTTGTAGAACATGAAAATGATCAAGTTAATCAAAATGTCACAAAGAATGACATCAAAATACAGGATTGA
- the LOC134667271 gene encoding uncharacterized protein LOC134667271 — MSVIDETWDFKIDTKQLDKKLFCEFQSDVRNLSKQIENQLDGFQTQNLNYSGSSSKNSDDELRMIIEKNKQLVHDIKSKVEEYEQQQVKYSKFKSEQKLLAKEIKDTHEAFLMAKKYYKKFLKIYFTIESRNDGKDGIFLQFFTEAKKESKGNSVYLLRDSKTKHYEVLEITPGQEICKEVQQKLQATNDVPGALCYIRRHFMKIKKGKKVDS, encoded by the exons atgagtgtaatcgACGAAACATGGGACTTCAAAATAGATACGAAACAATTAGATAAAAAGTTATTCTGTGAATTCCAATCTGATGTGAGAAATTTATCTAAACAAATTGAGAACCAGTTAGATGGTTTCCAAACACAGAACCTAAATTACTCTGGAAGTTCATCGAAGAACAGTGACGACGAATTAAGGATGataattgaaaaaaacaaaCAACTGGTACACGATATTAAATCTAAAGTTGAAGAATACGAGCAACAACAGGTGAAATACAGCAAATTTAAGTCAG aGCAAAAATTACTTGCAAAAGAAATCAAGGATACCCATGAAGCATTTTTAATGGCAAAAAAGTATTACAAGAAGTTTTTAAAAATTTACTTCACCATTGAATCAAGGAATGATGGGAAAGATGGGATATTTCTACAGTTCTTCACTGAAGCAAAGAAAGAATCCAAAGGAAATTCAGTTTATTTGTTGAGGGactcaaaaacaaaacattatgaAG TGTTGGAGATAACACCAGGGCAAGAGATTTGTAAAGAAGTTCAACAGAAACTTCAAGCTACGAATGATGTGCCCGGTGCTCTTTGCTACATCAGACGACATTTCATGAAAATAAAGAAAGGAAAAAAGGTAGACTCATAG
- the LOC134667255 gene encoding lysophospholipid acyltransferase 6 isoform X3, translating into MTAVNYLRDLLVKLACHWILQSIHLSVLAMLSYSLLKTMPHHLVGNVILAASIFYLSCIHLHRQIYHSADYTLDITGPLMVITQRVTSLAYSIQDNLTQNEINSNTKSPESSLAPKIDKIPSPLEYFAFTLAFQTLMCGPVVFYTDYINFIEGARIDEKQSTSANEPSPRRAVMYKLMGSIAAALLYLTLAKKYPLAVLEELTDPTSEVSRSWSAVYLLWYAYLSTLVVRCKYYHAWLLSEAICNNCGMGFNGYESDGTPKWDKMSNIDVFGFEFAQNFRTAIASWNKNTNAWLRCVAYSRGGAAWRTARVYALSAVWHGFHPGYYLTFLAGGLFTVAARKIRSVARPLFMDSRPKKLFYDLLTFVTTRVAMTYATVPFVLLHLAPSLAFYGKLYYSLHFIALGALLIPERSRTSPVNSEISQKPSNSSKETHEPNGDTNGKLKIN; encoded by the exons ATGACGGCAGTAAACTATTTACGGGATTTGCTAGTAAAATTGGCTTGCCATTGGATCTT GCAATCAATACATTTATCGGTTCTGGCTATGCTAAGTTACTCATTGTTGAAGACAATGCCACATCATCTCGTTggaaa TGTTATTCTGGCGGCGTCGATATTTTATCTGTCTTGTATACACTTACATCGACAGATTTACCATTCGGCTGACTACACACTGGACATAACAG GGCCTTTGATGGTGATCACACAGAGAGTTACTTCCCTGGCCTACTCGATACAAGACAATCTAACCCAGAATGAAATCAACTCTAACACGAAGAGTCCCGAGTCTTCACTCGCACCGAAAATTGACAAGATTCCGTCTCCCCTCGAGTACTTCGCCTTTACACTCGCCTTCCAAACGTTGATGTGTGGGCCAGTAGTGTTCTATACTGATTACATCAACTTCATAGAAGGCGCTCGAATTGACGAG AAACAAAGCACGTCTGCTAACGAACCGTCACCTAGGAGAGCGGTGATGTACAAACTGATGGGCTCCATTGCGGCTGCGCTGTTGTACTTGACTTTGGCGAAGAAATATCCATTAGCGGTGCTCGAAG AGCTAACCGACCCCACATCCGAGGTGTCCCGCTCCTGGTCGGCGGTGTACCTCCTCTGGTACGCGTACCTCTCGACCCTCGTGGTCCGCTGCAAGTACTACCACGCGTGGCTGCTCTCCGAGGCCATCTGTAATAACTGCGGGATGGGCTTCAATGGGTACGAGAGCGACGGCACGCCTAAGTGGGACAAGATGTCTAACATAGACGTGTTTGGATTTGAG TTCGCCCAAAACTTCCGCACCGCCATCGCAAGCTGGAACAAGAACACGAACGCGTGGCTGCGCTGCGTGGCGTActcgcgcggcggcgcggcgtggCGCACGGCGCGCGTGTACGCGCTGTCGGCCGTGTGGCACGGCTTCCACCCCGGCTACTACCTCACCTTCCTCGCCGGCGGACTCTTCACCGTGGCCGCTAGGAAG ATTCGATCAGTGGCGCGCCCGTTGTTCATGGATAGCCGGCCGAAGAAACTATTCTATGACTTGCTGACGTTCGTGACGACGCGTGTAGCGATGACGTACGCCACCGTGCCGTTCGTGCTGCTCCACCTGGCGCCGAGTTTGGCTTTTTATGG GAAACTGTATTATTCCCTGCATTTTATTGCCCTCGGCGCACTGCTTATTCCTGAACGATCACGCACCTCTCCAGTAAACTCCGAGATTTCACAAAAACCTTCCAACTCCAGTAAAGAAACGCACGAGCCTAATGGAGATACTAAtggtaaactaaaaataaattaa
- the LOC134667255 gene encoding lysophospholipid acyltransferase 6 isoform X2 → MTGLYLDYYDGSKLFTGFASKIGLPLDLVNFLIAQIAALCLARLFRKPLKLASPEFRHSVCLTIGLIMGYFCFGKQSIHLSVLAMLSYSLLKTMPHHLVGNVILAASIFYLSCIHLHRQIYHSADYTLDITGPLMVITQRVTSLAYSIQDNLTQNEINSNTKSPESSLAPKIDKIPSPLEYFAFTLAFQTLMCGPVVFYTDYINFIEGARIDEKQSTSANEPSPRRAVMYKLMGSIAAALLYLTLAKKYPLAVLEELTDPTSEVSRSWSAVYLLWYAYLSTLVVRCKYYHAWLLSEAICNNCGMGFNGYESDGTPKWDKMSNIDVFGFEFAQNFRTAIASWNKNTNAWLRCVAYSRGGAAWRTARVYALSAVWHGFHPGYYLTFLAGGLFTVAARKIRSVARPLFMDSRPKKLFYDLLTFVTTRVAMTYATVPFVLLHLAPSLAFYGKLYYSLHFIALGALLIPERSRTSPVNSEISQKPSNSSKETHEPNGDTNGKLKIN, encoded by the exons ATGACTGGTCTGTATCTCGATTATTATGACGGCAGTAAACTATTTACGGGATTTGCTAGTAAAATTGGCTTGCCATTGGATCTT GTTAATTTTTTGATCGCACAAATAGCTGCACTATGCCTGGCCAGACTGTTTCGGAAACCATTGAAGCTTGCTTCGCCAGAATTTCGTCATTCTGTGTGCCTTACTATAGGTCTGATAATGGGATATTTTTGCTTTGGGAA GCAATCAATACATTTATCGGTTCTGGCTATGCTAAGTTACTCATTGTTGAAGACAATGCCACATCATCTCGTTggaaa TGTTATTCTGGCGGCGTCGATATTTTATCTGTCTTGTATACACTTACATCGACAGATTTACCATTCGGCTGACTACACACTGGACATAACAG GGCCTTTGATGGTGATCACACAGAGAGTTACTTCCCTGGCCTACTCGATACAAGACAATCTAACCCAGAATGAAATCAACTCTAACACGAAGAGTCCCGAGTCTTCACTCGCACCGAAAATTGACAAGATTCCGTCTCCCCTCGAGTACTTCGCCTTTACACTCGCCTTCCAAACGTTGATGTGTGGGCCAGTAGTGTTCTATACTGATTACATCAACTTCATAGAAGGCGCTCGAATTGACGAG AAACAAAGCACGTCTGCTAACGAACCGTCACCTAGGAGAGCGGTGATGTACAAACTGATGGGCTCCATTGCGGCTGCGCTGTTGTACTTGACTTTGGCGAAGAAATATCCATTAGCGGTGCTCGAAG AGCTAACCGACCCCACATCCGAGGTGTCCCGCTCCTGGTCGGCGGTGTACCTCCTCTGGTACGCGTACCTCTCGACCCTCGTGGTCCGCTGCAAGTACTACCACGCGTGGCTGCTCTCCGAGGCCATCTGTAATAACTGCGGGATGGGCTTCAATGG CTACGAGAGCGACGGCACGCCTAAGTGGGACAAGATGTCTAACATAGACGTGTTTGGATTTGAG TTCGCCCAAAACTTCCGCACCGCCATCGCAAGCTGGAACAAGAACACGAACGCGTGGCTGCGCTGCGTGGCGTActcgcgcggcggcgcggcgtggCGCACGGCGCGCGTGTACGCGCTGTCGGCCGTGTGGCACGGCTTCCACCCCGGCTACTACCTCACCTTCCTCGCCGGCGGACTCTTCACCGTGGCCGCTAGGAAG ATTCGATCAGTGGCGCGCCCGTTGTTCATGGATAGCCGGCCGAAGAAACTATTCTATGACTTGCTGACGTTCGTGACGACGCGTGTAGCGATGACGTACGCCACCGTGCCGTTCGTGCTGCTCCACCTGGCGCCGAGTTTGGCTTTTTATGG GAAACTGTATTATTCCCTGCATTTTATTGCCCTCGGCGCACTGCTTATTCCTGAACGATCACGCACCTCTCCAGTAAACTCCGAGATTTCACAAAAACCTTCCAACTCCAGTAAAGAAACGCACGAGCCTAATGGAGATACTAAtggtaaactaaaaataaattaa
- the LOC134667255 gene encoding lysophospholipid acyltransferase 6 isoform X1 has product MTGLYLDYYDGSKLFTGFASKIGLPLDLVNFLIAQIAALCLARLFRKPLKLASPEFRHSVCLTIGLIMGYFCFGKQSIHLSVLAMLSYSLLKTMPHHLVGNVILAASIFYLSCIHLHRQIYHSADYTLDITGPLMVITQRVTSLAYSIQDNLTQNEINSNTKSPESSLAPKIDKIPSPLEYFAFTLAFQTLMCGPVVFYTDYINFIEGARIDEKQSTSANEPSPRRAVMYKLMGSIAAALLYLTLAKKYPLAVLEELTDPTSEVSRSWSAVYLLWYAYLSTLVVRCKYYHAWLLSEAICNNCGMGFNGYESDGTPKWDKMSNIDVFGFEFAQNFRTAIASWNKNTNAWLRCVAYSRGGAAWRTARVYALSAVWHGFHPGYYLTFLAGGLFTVAARKIRSVARPLFMDSRPKKLFYDLLTFVTTRVAMTYATVPFVLLHLAPSLAFYGKLYYSLHFIALGALLIPERSRTSPVNSEISQKPSNSSKETHEPNGDTNGKLKIN; this is encoded by the exons ATGACTGGTCTGTATCTCGATTATTATGACGGCAGTAAACTATTTACGGGATTTGCTAGTAAAATTGGCTTGCCATTGGATCTT GTTAATTTTTTGATCGCACAAATAGCTGCACTATGCCTGGCCAGACTGTTTCGGAAACCATTGAAGCTTGCTTCGCCAGAATTTCGTCATTCTGTGTGCCTTACTATAGGTCTGATAATGGGATATTTTTGCTTTGGGAA GCAATCAATACATTTATCGGTTCTGGCTATGCTAAGTTACTCATTGTTGAAGACAATGCCACATCATCTCGTTggaaa TGTTATTCTGGCGGCGTCGATATTTTATCTGTCTTGTATACACTTACATCGACAGATTTACCATTCGGCTGACTACACACTGGACATAACAG GGCCTTTGATGGTGATCACACAGAGAGTTACTTCCCTGGCCTACTCGATACAAGACAATCTAACCCAGAATGAAATCAACTCTAACACGAAGAGTCCCGAGTCTTCACTCGCACCGAAAATTGACAAGATTCCGTCTCCCCTCGAGTACTTCGCCTTTACACTCGCCTTCCAAACGTTGATGTGTGGGCCAGTAGTGTTCTATACTGATTACATCAACTTCATAGAAGGCGCTCGAATTGACGAG AAACAAAGCACGTCTGCTAACGAACCGTCACCTAGGAGAGCGGTGATGTACAAACTGATGGGCTCCATTGCGGCTGCGCTGTTGTACTTGACTTTGGCGAAGAAATATCCATTAGCGGTGCTCGAAG AGCTAACCGACCCCACATCCGAGGTGTCCCGCTCCTGGTCGGCGGTGTACCTCCTCTGGTACGCGTACCTCTCGACCCTCGTGGTCCGCTGCAAGTACTACCACGCGTGGCTGCTCTCCGAGGCCATCTGTAATAACTGCGGGATGGGCTTCAATGGGTACGAGAGCGACGGCACGCCTAAGTGGGACAAGATGTCTAACATAGACGTGTTTGGATTTGAG TTCGCCCAAAACTTCCGCACCGCCATCGCAAGCTGGAACAAGAACACGAACGCGTGGCTGCGCTGCGTGGCGTActcgcgcggcggcgcggcgtggCGCACGGCGCGCGTGTACGCGCTGTCGGCCGTGTGGCACGGCTTCCACCCCGGCTACTACCTCACCTTCCTCGCCGGCGGACTCTTCACCGTGGCCGCTAGGAAG ATTCGATCAGTGGCGCGCCCGTTGTTCATGGATAGCCGGCCGAAGAAACTATTCTATGACTTGCTGACGTTCGTGACGACGCGTGTAGCGATGACGTACGCCACCGTGCCGTTCGTGCTGCTCCACCTGGCGCCGAGTTTGGCTTTTTATGG GAAACTGTATTATTCCCTGCATTTTATTGCCCTCGGCGCACTGCTTATTCCTGAACGATCACGCACCTCTCCAGTAAACTCCGAGATTTCACAAAAACCTTCCAACTCCAGTAAAGAAACGCACGAGCCTAATGGAGATACTAAtggtaaactaaaaataaattaa
- the LOC134667626 gene encoding 26S proteasome non-ATPase regulatory subunit 10-like, whose translation MSIGSVYETAYKGDFNQVKVKIDQDGTLITTSDSNNRLLIHWAALGGNENLVDFIIRSGSPIDPVDDTSSTPLILAASAGKFEVVQLLIGQKANVNHKTSRGQTSLHYACSKGHKDIAKLLLEAGANVNEADVLHATPLHRAASLGRNNIVELLLSQPGIKVDLEDSTGCTPLHLACEEDRESAAIMLVKAGAALDIMNKEKKTPLDLCSVKLRHSLMSLVE comes from the exons ATGTCGATTGGATCAGTGTACGAAACCGCTTACAAAGGTGATTTCAATCAAGTTAAAGTTAAAATTGATCAAGATGGAACCTTAATAACAACTTCGGATTCG AATAATCGCCTCCTCATTCATTGGGCAGCTCTTGGTGGAAATGAGAATTTGGTTGATTTTATAATACGCTCAGGAAGCCCTATTGATCCAGTGGATGACACTAGCTCTACTCCTCTGATACTAGCGGCGTCAGCGGGAAAGTTTGAGGTTGTTCAACTACTTATTGGTCAAAAAGCCAATGTCAATCATAAGACAAGCCGGGGTCAGACTTCATTACACTATGCTTGTTCTAAGGGCCATAAAGAT ATAGCAAAGTTGCTGTTAGAAGCGGGAGCCAATGTAAATGAGGCAGATGTGTTGCATGCTACTCCCCTTCATAGAGCAGCATCTCTGGGCAGGAACAACATAGTTGAGCTGCTGTTAAGTCAACCAGGAATAAAAGTAGATCTTGAAGATTCTACTGGCTGCACACCTTT acaTTTAGCATGTGAAGAAGACAGAGAATCAGCTGCAATAATGTTGGTTAAGGCAGGAGCTGCTTTAGATATTATGAATAAGGAAAAGAAAACCCCACTCGACCTTTGTTCAGTTAAGCTGAGACATTCTTTAATGTCTCTTGtggaataa